One genomic window of Bacteroidota bacterium includes the following:
- the rpsU gene encoding 30S ribosomal protein S21: MVGIVVQEGESIDRALRRFKKKYERSGVLKEFKKRTFFTKPSVERRAEMLKAVRRAQKANLENQ, translated from the coding sequence ATGGTTGGAATCGTTGTTCAGGAAGGTGAAAGCATTGACCGCGCCCTCCGCCGGTTTAAGAAAAAATATGAGCGGAGCGGGGTTTTAAAGGAATTCAAGAAGAGAACCTTCTTCACCAAGCCTTCCGTTGAGCGCCGGGCCGAGATGCTGAAAGCAGTCCGCCGGGCTCAGAAAGCCAATCTGGAAAATCAGTAA
- a CDS encoding response regulator transcription factor — translation MRILVVDDEKPLADFLRKGLIEEGHSVDVAHDGVEGYARASEERFDLVILDWMMPGLEGIEICQKLRSEQPELLIIMLTVHTQDSYAVRGFEAGANDYIRKPFSLKELVARIAALGKLKNATKTFKISAADLELDLVSKKVLRGEKSIYLSNKEFSLLEILVTNKGKVVSKADILKAVWDIDFDPQSNIVEVFINSLRKKIDDGFPLKLIQTVRGVGYQIEEL, via the coding sequence ATGAGAATACTAGTTGTAGACGACGAAAAACCACTCGCCGATTTTTTACGGAAAGGCCTGATTGAGGAAGGTCATTCCGTTGATGTCGCCCATGATGGCGTGGAAGGCTATGCCAGAGCATCGGAAGAACGATTTGATCTCGTAATTCTGGACTGGATGATGCCCGGTCTTGAAGGAATTGAGATTTGCCAGAAGTTGCGGTCGGAACAACCCGAACTGCTCATTATCATGCTGACCGTTCATACTCAGGACAGTTATGCGGTCCGCGGATTCGAGGCCGGAGCTAATGATTACATCAGGAAACCCTTCAGTCTCAAGGAACTGGTCGCCAGAATTGCAGCGCTCGGAAAACTGAAAAATGCCACCAAGACATTCAAAATCTCCGCTGCCGATCTGGAACTGGATCTGGTGAGCAAAAAGGTTCTTCGTGGCGAAAAATCCATCTATCTGAGCAACAAGGAGTTTTCCCTGCTCGAAATCCTTGTCACCAATAAGGGGAAGGTGGTTTCCAAAGCAGATATTCTCAAAGCCGTCTGGGATATCGATTTTGACCCGCAAAGCAACATTGTGGAAGTCTTCATCAATTCCCTCAGGAAAAAGATTGACGATGGGTTTCCCCTTAAACTCATCCAGACTGTTCGTGGAGTCGGGTATCAGATAGAAGAATTATGA
- a CDS encoding ion transporter, giving the protein MSVKESIRAVVESPRFKTFITVVIILNAITLGMETSASLMASAGTWLHLADQVALGIFTAEILLKLAVYRWKYFTDGWNWFDFLIVAISLVPFSSNVSVLRALRILRTLRLFSVIPQFRRVVNAFVTSIPGMSSIIAVLMLVFYITAVLATKLYGEAFPEYFGDLGASMFTMFQIMTLENWADGVVRPAMEVFPWAWLFFVPFIVITSFAVLNLFIGILVGAIEEEASAARQEKQDSDREALLNEIRQLRSQIHDLAERIGPK; this is encoded by the coding sequence ATGTCTGTAAAAGAGTCCATCCGGGCGGTGGTTGAATCGCCCCGGTTTAAAACCTTCATCACCGTTGTCATTATTCTGAACGCCATCACGCTGGGAATGGAAACCTCTGCTTCCCTGATGGCTTCAGCCGGCACCTGGCTTCATCTGGCCGATCAGGTGGCGCTTGGCATTTTCACGGCTGAAATCCTTCTGAAACTGGCTGTTTACAGATGGAAATACTTCACCGATGGCTGGAATTGGTTCGATTTTCTGATCGTGGCCATCTCGCTGGTTCCGTTCAGCAGCAATGTGTCGGTTTTGCGGGCGCTGCGTATTCTCAGGACCCTCCGGCTTTTTTCGGTGATTCCTCAGTTCAGGCGTGTGGTGAATGCCTTTGTGACATCCATTCCCGGCATGTCATCAATCATTGCCGTGCTGATGCTGGTTTTTTATATCACGGCTGTTCTGGCTACCAAACTATACGGTGAGGCCTTCCCCGAATATTTCGGCGATCTCGGGGCCTCCATGTTCACCATGTTTCAGATCATGACGCTGGAAAACTGGGCAGATGGTGTGGTTCGTCCGGCCATGGAGGTGTTTCCCTGGGCCTGGTTGTTTTTTGTTCCCTTTATTGTAATCACCAGTTTTGCAGTGCTCAATCTGTTCATTGGTATTCTGGTGGGTGCCATTGAAGAGGAAGCATCGGCGGCGCGTCAGGAAAAGCAGGATTCTGACCGGGAAGCATTGCTGAATGAGATCAGACAACTGAGAAGCCAGATACACGACCTGGCAGAACGGATCGGGCCGAAATAA
- a CDS encoding SDR family NAD(P)-dependent oxidoreductase, whose amino-acid sequence MSFSLKNHIALITGASSGIGEQTAYRFAEAGARLILTGRNSDRLQAVARKSLEKGAPDVLPLILDVSDRKAVADRLGTLPDNWKAVDILVNNAGVALGKDPVYRYDADEIERMVDTNIKGLLYVTLAILPGMVERNRGHVVNMGSTAGHDVYPGGSIYNATKFAVNALNQGMKMDLTGTAIRVSSIDPGMVNTHFSTTRFRGDKKKADDVYADMTPLVAEDIADAILWVVTRPSHVNINQIIMMPTDQSSNSLVSRGGKRLFS is encoded by the coding sequence ATGTCCTTTTCGCTTAAAAACCACATTGCCCTGATCACAGGAGCCAGTTCGGGAATCGGAGAGCAGACGGCCTACCGGTTTGCAGAAGCAGGTGCCCGTCTGATTCTGACCGGCCGGAATTCCGACCGGCTTCAGGCGGTTGCCCGCAAGTCCCTGGAGAAAGGGGCTCCCGATGTCCTTCCCCTGATTCTGGATGTCTCGGACCGCAAAGCGGTGGCCGATCGGCTGGGAACTCTGCCTGACAACTGGAAGGCCGTTGATATTCTGGTAAACAATGCCGGTGTGGCGCTTGGCAAGGATCCGGTTTACCGGTATGATGCCGATGAAATAGAACGGATGGTGGATACCAACATCAAGGGCTTGCTGTATGTCACCCTTGCCATCCTACCGGGAATGGTGGAACGAAACCGGGGGCATGTGGTCAACATGGGGTCCACGGCCGGACATGATGTGTATCCCGGGGGAAGCATCTACAATGCCACCAAGTTTGCAGTGAATGCGCTTAATCAGGGGATGAAAATGGATCTGACCGGTACTGCCATCCGGGTGAGCAGCATCGATCCCGGCATGGTAAATACCCATTTCAGCACCACACGTTTCAGAGGGGACAAGAAAAAAGCTGATGACGTGTATGCCGACATGACTCCGCTGGTGGCCGAAGACATTGCCGATGCCATTCTGTGGGTGGTTACCCGTCCCTCCCATGTCAACATCAACCAGATCATCATGATGCCCACCGATCAGTCTTCCAACTCACTGGTGAGCCGGGGCGGAAAGCGGCTTTTCAGTTAA
- a CDS encoding sterol desaturase family protein — protein sequence MSPLQIYLTAGLVAFMGLVILLERLFPYTPGQPFFRKGLVLDLAFYGILQSVALGWIIFGLIHWIDSVSGWSQTGLISDWPVWVQVAFFLITHDLYIYWFHRWQHRSALLWRVHEAHHSTRQVDWIAGMRSHSFEIFINQTIEFAPVILMGAAPEVALIKGTIDGIWGTWIHSNIDVKTGWLQYVINGPEMHRWHHAIEITQGGLNYATKLAVWDWMFGTAWLPEGKKPSGYGLTDEAFPDTWTGQHLYLFRPFDKLA from the coding sequence ATGTCACCGCTGCAGATCTACCTTACAGCCGGTCTGGTGGCCTTCATGGGACTGGTCATCCTGCTGGAACGACTGTTTCCGTACACACCGGGGCAGCCGTTTTTCAGAAAGGGGCTCGTTCTCGATCTCGCCTTTTATGGCATCTTACAGAGTGTCGCTCTTGGCTGGATTATTTTTGGTCTGATTCACTGGATCGATTCGGTTTCCGGATGGTCACAAACGGGGTTGATTTCCGACTGGCCGGTCTGGGTTCAGGTCGCGTTCTTCCTCATCACCCACGATCTCTACATTTACTGGTTCCACCGGTGGCAGCACCGGTCGGCCCTTCTCTGGCGGGTTCATGAAGCCCATCACTCCACCCGTCAGGTCGACTGGATCGCGGGCATGCGCAGCCACTCGTTCGAAATCTTCATTAATCAGACCATTGAGTTTGCCCCGGTTATTCTCATGGGGGCTGCCCCTGAAGTGGCCCTGATCAAAGGAACCATTGATGGAATCTGGGGAACATGGATCCACTCAAACATCGATGTGAAAACGGGATGGCTTCAGTACGTGATCAACGGCCCCGAAATGCACCGGTGGCACCATGCCATTGAAATCACGCAAGGCGGACTTAACTATGCTACCAAACTGGCAGTGTGGGATTGGATGTTCGGAACCGCCTGGTTACCGGAAGGGAAAAAGCCATCTGGTTATGGTCTGACCGATGAGGCATTTCCCGATACCTGGACCGGCCAGCACCTGTACCTGTTCAGACCTTTTGACAAGCTGGCTTAA